From the genome of Grus americana isolate bGruAme1 chromosome 16, bGruAme1.mat, whole genome shotgun sequence:
TCGGGACGCGGAGTGGCCCCCGCCATGCCGCGAGGGCTGATGGGAAGCGCCTCGGGAACAGcgcaacagaaaggaaaaaaaaaaaaaaaaaaagcttcgCCGGGAGCGGGAGGCGCCCGGGGCAGGGATCAGCGCCGCGAGACGGGGATCGGCGCCGCAGACCGGTACCGGTGCGGCGGGTGCTGTTTCTGCGCCGGGTCCCCGCCAGCCGCGGCgcgccgggggcggggcgggagcgCAGGGCTGAGGGAAAGTGGGTGTTTCCCATCGAGCCTTGCGGCAGCAGCGGCGCGGGCTGCGGGAATGAGGTAAaggcgggaggggcgggggcgCGCGGCAGGAAGCTCGGTGGCCAGGCGGCAACGGCGAGCGGAGCGAGCCCGGCCCCATGGCGGACACTAAGGTGAGGGGAGCGGGCGCGCTCCTGCGGGCCGAGGCGCCGGGAAGgcctggggctgaggggggaggcgagggggggggggggggaaagaggcAGCAGCGCGGGccgcggtggggggggggagtaaCGGAAACAGGTGGGGCCCGGCTGAGGCGGAGGGCCGGGGGGAGAGGGCCTCAGCGCCTGTGGGGTGCGGGACGAGAGGCGGCTATAGGAGCCGAAGGGCTTAGGCGGGCGGGGACGCCGAGGTCAAGCAAGGCCCGGGGCTGGGAAGGACGGGCTCTGGGCCTTGTCGGAGGACAGGGGGAGGCAGCGCCGCCTCGTCCCCGCCTGGCTCCGCGCGGCGGGGCTGCGCTGGGGGTGCGCGGCCGTTCCTGGCGGCTCGGGCACGTGCGTCTCCCGGGGCCCGTCCCTTGGCGCAGCCGAGCGTGGGAGGCCGAGGCGGTCcgcgcccgcccggcccggcctgcGCCCGCGGCGTCCCTTCCCCAGCGTGAGGAAGCCCGAGCCTCTCGTAGGCGCCGCGGCTTCGTCTGCGACTCGGGCGCTTTTGAGCGATCCCTTCCCCcgtttccctcctttcttctccttcctctcttccgcccctccccccgcccggcTGACACCCTTCGTGCCACGGCCTGGCGAAAGGAGTAGCCCCGCGTGCTTTATATCGCGGCAGGGCGGGATCTTACCGTGATAACGGGATCTGCTTTTCCTCACATGTGGCAACTATGAATTATGCGTTTCTTACGGCTCCTGTAATTAATTGGTCAGACGCAGAGCGGATGATGAATTACGATACGGGATGTGCTACTTACTACTGCAGGAGACAATATATAAAAGTTTGGCCAgtatttctcttcctgtttcttgAAAACAGATGTGACTAAAtgtctttcttgctttttttcttgcatactGGAACACTGGGAGCATAAAACTAATGATGGCTGGTGTGATGTTGTTGACATAACCAGAGTTTATTTTGCAAGATTTCTTACCTTActcccccttgcccccccctttttttaattatttagtaAGAAGAGATTACttcatttcagttgttttatGCCTATGTGGTGTGTACCTGATCTGTAAAGGATATACTAAATAGAGTCTGTTAGAGTGGACTCTTTCATCTGTAAAGTGAAAATAAGACTTGTGTCTTTTATGTATagactgtttttcctttctctcttattCAAACAacaaccaaccccccccccccccccccaaattagtTCCCTTGACCCAAGATAGCTGTTTGTGGCCTCATTAAACTTGCAGAGGAATCTCCCTTCTAGGCTTCTCTACTGAATGCTTTTTAGCAGTGCATATGTATGAAGTATTAGAAATGTTTATCACTTGCTTACTAGTCACATACTAAAAACAGTTCTTAAGTTTAATGAGTGATACAGCAAATTCCTGAATAACTAAATAGAAAGTGCTATTTTGGCCATTTTCCTGTAACCTACAGTTCCCCAAAGagctttaaagcaaaaaacctgaaattattttgtgagTGTTGCAGCTGTGcttcaaaaatacttttggtTGTGGGCAATTCTCATATATAAGACTAGAATAATGAACTTCTGTTTGTAATGTCCCCCTTAAGCTGGGGTAGGTGGTTGCtttggtgttgtggttttttttttttttatccattaATGATAGGTCATTAGCTACTAAGAAATAGTAGTGCTATAGTACCATAAAATACATTATATAGGAAAAATgtttgaagaaattatttttctataatcAAGAGCTATTGCTCCAAGGCCAACCTTCTGCACAATTAATAAGAGTGGTAGGACTAAAACATCTAGCACTGCAaggacacctttttttttttttccttagtataACTGTATGTTGGCTTTAAAGCCATGTGTTTTCAGCTataataaattttctttattgttaCAGGGTATTTCAGTTACTACAGTCTAATTGCTAAACAGtcataaatgttttaatttcaaacaCAGGAATGAGTACTTCAGATTTTAAGTACATAGCAAATTTTGTggtgtggggtgttttttttcctctctccaggaAACACATGAGGAGCATGATACTTCTACTGAAAATGCAGATGATTCTAACCATGATCCTCAGTTTGAGCCCATAGTTTCCCTTCCtgagcaagaaataaaaactctggaagaggatgaggaagaacTCTTCAAGATGTAAGAATATCTCTGTATATTATCTACATGTTTATTAGGCTAAAACTTGAATGTGTTTATAAAAAACTAGATAACTTGTTAGGAATCTCTGTATGAAGTGGTAATCTAAGTTGGTTGGTATTTACTGTGGTGGCAGAGGTTGAGTGGGTGGATGATTGATAATAATGGTCCAAGAAACTGAAGTCTGGAACAATAGAAAGGACCTGATATTATGAATCTGGCTTTAGTGTTGTTTAgcctaaaagaaaacattaacttGGATAATAATTAGAGGTTTTAAATTGTGTGATCACAGTATAAAACAAGCATATACTATAAAACAGGTAAAACAACTTACATAGCATTGCTGCTCTGCATCCCCAGTTGTAAAGGGTGATGTTTAATATACGGAAACAATAAAAGCAATAGATGCAGTATGATATTGGGGCATTACCTATCTGTTGTCTTAAACATAGTTTTATCCTTAGGTTTGGCTTATTGTCAAATCAGGATAGCTTGCTTAAGATGTATGATCTGCCTGAAGAAACATGTAGGCTAAAGGTGTAAAAAGTGCTTTGAATTTGATCCATGATGCGTTTGCTTTACATAGGCTTAAAAAACCCTTTTATCACAGAAGGGTAGTGCCCATCTTGAAGAGAGAGTTGAGTTCTCCTTATACAGATTGTGGTAAAAACTAAAGCGATGGTCGGCTGACAAGTAGCATGGTGAGATCTCTGACCATTAGGCCTCTCTGCACGTGTGATggaaagaagacattttttactgaaaaaggagagggggaatAATTGTGTAAGTTTCAGTGCTCTGTAGGTTCATTTTTATGCCTACAAAGGggtgaaggaggaaagaaataattttttttttttaatgctggtTGTTCTGATAGCTAAACTTGGGGGAATCACCTACTGAATGCCAGCTAGACTTGGAAGGAAGGACTTGGTTTGGAACAAAGTAGTTCATCTGCGTCAGAGCATGTATTAGAGTAGCTTGCTCCAACATCTGACACTTTCTCTTGAAGGACCCAGCTTACTACAAGTCCCTATGCCTTACTCTTCCATaggaaagtatatttttatatatattctgtAGTGAACAGGTGCTTCCTTTCCTATAGCAGTGTGTTAAACTCCTCACTAGCAGAGCTCAGATTTTCTCTTGGGTTAGTTTTGACTAATGTCCCAAACTACTCCTGTTTCTCTCTTGGCACACTGGCATCTTGGAAGATTAAGCAGTGATGTTTGAAGCAGGTACGTTGCACTGCAGTGCAGCACTGAGCTTCCTTTATTCCTGACTTAAGAATAGCAACAGCTAGGGTTTTGCAGTTAAAAGGAAGTGAGTGACTCTAGAGGGTGAGGCACTTTGTTAACAGTTGGTCAAACATTGGGCTTGGAATTATACAAGAGTCTTTACATAGCCTCAAGCTGCTCAATTTCTTGAATTAATAAATACTGTGGGTTAGATGTAGCAGTTgtattcattttatatatatataaaaaatgtataCATAAAAATGAACACAACAACTCTAGCTATGGCAAAACCTGTTAATTAGGTTAATTAATTTGAAAGGTTGCCTACACTAAATGTGTTTATCATCCCCCAAAAGTGTGTCCAGAACCTGTTGAATTTTAGTGTAGCTATTACATAATTCCTAACAGTTTGTTATTAAATTTGAATTTATCATGTCAGTTTCTAAATTTGTATGCTGCAGTAGAACAGGGAACCTTGCAAAAggaattgttttttcttgtgtgtggcttttaaaaaaaacaactgtacTGTTTAGTTGGGTGTGCTCTTTTGATAAATGTTTCTACATGCAGGCTTACTTCTTAAATTCTCTCTTCTTTAAGGCGAGCAAAACTATTCCGATTTGCATCTGAGAATGACCTTCCAGAATGGAAAGAACGAGGAACTGGTGATGTAAAACTGCTGAAACACAAGGAGAAGGGAACAATTCGCCTCCTCATGAGGAGGGATAAAACCCTAAAAATCTGTGCAAACCATTATAGTATGTTATATATTGCTATAgctcttatttttgtttttaaaagataagcTTGTAGAATTGTACATTGTAGCTTAAGAGATCAGTGGCTTTTTAGTAGCAGCTAGAAAATTGCTGTGTGTCTTTAAACACGCATCAGATTTATATTAGACTGTAAATATAGTTGTCTCTTGTTCTGCACACAAGGCCACAAGCATCAAAAACATGAATGCTTACTTTTGTTAAGGGAAAGAAGCTGTAGTTGGTTTTGGTGATTGTCTGCAAGGCTAAGACTTaaagttgtgttttttttttccttcagactcTGATAGTGTTCTAAAGACACTTTAAACACCCCCTCCAGAGCAATCACATAATGTCTGTTTGTCCCAGCTAAATTGTAATGATTAACAATGTAGAAAGCATAGGCCTTAATAGTGTTTAgtataagaaataaatttatactggcttgttttcataaaagaaTGAGGAATAAGCAATCATGTAATAATTTAGTACTTTAGGCTAAATGTCTGAATTGTTAGAAGCAATTGCTTAACCATCAGAAAACAGATACTGAGGTACTAAACTAATCTGTGGCTGCCTTTCTCTGCTTGTgagagaaactgaaatgaatGTGGTATATTCAGCTAACCCGTTCAAAAAGAATGTGTATTGAGAGCTGATGGAGCAGGAGAGGTTTGTTCCTTTTAtacactgaataaaaataaacataaaagagCAAGACAAGACTTGAAAGTCAATATAGCTAGCAAGAAGTAGACTGATTTGGTAATGCTTTGTTCCTTGCTTGCTTTGGTAATACTCAGGATTTTATATGAACAGTATATAGTACTCTGTGGAGTTAAACTACATTTAGATAACTTGAAATAATGTGTTTGAAGTAGCTTAATGCAAATCTGAAGTCAGAAGCAATaatgcttgttttgtttgggtagATCTCTTCAGAAAGTCACGCTATTCAGAGGAAACAGGTGTTCCTGTGTAGTAAATGAAATGGCAAATGTGAAAGCAGTGTAGTCACCAACCGATAAGAATAAACCTTTtgtttaggaaaataaatgttgcatATATGCATAACAGAATTGATAAATTTATAGTGGTTGTATCAAAATTTTTTGCTATAAAGACTGCTTTCAGTATGGATTTCTTTATTGAATTTATGCTGACTCACAGGCAGACAAAAGGACACTCTTCATTTTTGCAGaacattaaatgaaacaaaatgtaatttgatctctaaatttaaaaaatgcaggaaagtGAGTAGACTTTTCAGATTTCTCCTGAACTAAACAAAGGACTCAGAggtcagggagaaaaaaaaaagccctgcttAAATTTTGCATGTGTGTAATGTAAAAAGTCTTAGAGTAGTGTGAGAAGTAACATTTTAGCTTCTCCATTCAGTCAGGTGACGTGATTATAGTATCTTGGAGGGAAAGGGCTCCATTTACTGGGAAGTAACAAATAGATTGAAAATATGCTGTATGTATCTTGCTGCACTGCAGAATTCTATAATACCTTGTAGTAGAGCTTTAAACTGATGGGAGAGAAATAAACCTGACTTGATGATTAATTGTAGgaataatgctttttaaaaaccagtTTTCTATAGCGTGTAGTATTTTCAGTGTGCAAAAGAAGAATGAATGCTGTTTGTCTAGATGCCTTTTCCTCCTAAACCATTTGACTGTTCTTCAGAATTGTGCTTAGTGACTGCATGTCTTTTAGTATCACAGTCATCTGTTTTAAACAAGAATTGAATCAAACTCTGTTTCTTAACAATGGGGAATCTAGCATTCTTTTATACAGCAATGGTCTTGCATCATTTTATTTGAgaacataaggaaaaatatatatgggCACCATTGTCTTCTATTTATCCAAAAGAAATTCTGTGTAAAGGGCTTTATGTAATCATCACAGTCAGTTGTCAATAAGATTTATGGAGGCTGGTGTGGAAAACATTTACTATTGTGTGTGTACatcttttaatgctttcttttcagtcacACCCTTAATGGAGCTGAAGCCTAATGCTGGGAGCGACAGGGCATGGGTCTGGAACACGCATGCTGACTTTGCAGATGAAAGCCCCAAGCCTGAACTTCTGGCAATCcgatttttaaatgcagagagTGAGTGGATTAGCACTGAACTTACACTGTATACTGTTATGTTACACTACATGTCTAAATGCTACTGTAAACCACTGTTGTAGATAGGCTGTATCTTACCACTGCATGGTAGTGTTAGCTAATTACTGCTTTAACTGAGTGAAGTCAGTTAATCACTTCACTGTATGTTTTGACAAACAGTGTAATAATTAGGTCTCCAGTAATATTTAGAGAGCTTTCTGCCCTAGGcactttttttaacttaagCCATTTCATGCAAGTGCAATGCCAATTAGAATAAAACTAAAAGCAGTAATACTATGAGGTAGAGATTAATACATGCagcttgctttaatttttctcagGTGCTCAGTTGTAGCTAAGATTACATTTTTGCATTAGAAGCAAGAAAATACTGACCTGAGATTTCTGGTCTATCTGTATTAGCAGAAcatctgggttttatttttaatgaagtatgTAGTATCTTCATTGTTTTGACTAAATGAAACACTTGGGGAAAAGTGCTAGTCAAGTCCAGCTATTGTACTagttggtgggtttttctggagtGACTACGTTGGCTACCACAACACAAAGTAGATCTGTAATTACATGTGGAGCAGCTAGTAGGGCTGAATGAGTGTAGCTTTCCCAACTCTTAGGACTGAATCAAAGCTGTGCggggttttttgaaaaaaagaagcaaaatgaaagaggaaaaatgttgtTGCGTTTTCTGCTTTACCATTTGCCACACAAGTTTAGTGTGTTAGCCGCCTCTTCTTCCTACATGCTAGATGGCTAATAAAGTGgctgtatattttaaaactagatGGATTTGCCTAGATTTGGGAGGCACTTAATATGtacatcttgcttccttttcttcaacATCGTATCATTTAGCCAAATAAATCTTTCTGATCTGCCTGCTTGGTGCTTGCTTCTTTCTTAATCAAGTATGAAATTAAAGGGTTTTGGTAACTATTTGCTAATCTTTGAGAAGTCTTTCCCTCTTTATAGTAGAGGTTGTTCAGCTTATTGAGTGTTTTGTCTTGAGGGAGTAGTCCTCTTTGCCTGTTTACCCTTTGCAGTACTGACTAAGCGGATGACAGGTGAACGGACATAAGTATGCCTTTcaattatctttcctttttgagaTGCTTGAAAAGGAATCAATACAAATACTTTCTGGACTAGTTTCACAGTGGCTTCTGAATTCCTGTGGGGCAACAGTGACCTCATGTGGTCAGTCAGACCAAGTTGGCATACCAAATTACCTTCTTTATAGTTCTGGTGTTAGATCAGCTTTTGTGTCTTGTTGCTTGTATTACTTGTGTAGAAGCATTATCGTAATTTGATCAACTGCTTGGAATGACTGTTAAATCAAGTGGTGGCTTAGAGCAA
Proteins encoded in this window:
- the RANBP1 gene encoding ran-specific GTPase-activating protein isoform X1 codes for the protein MADTKETHEEHDTSTENADDSNHDPQFEPIVSLPEQEIKTLEEDEEELFKMRAKLFRFASENDLPEWKERGTGDVKLLKHKEKGTIRLLMRRDKTLKICANHYITPLMELKPNAGSDRAWVWNTHADFADESPKPELLAIRFLNAENAQKFKAKFEECRNEVDKRAKKAGTDKNDSADKVAEKLEELSVKEESKESEKKETKEKTEEKQ
- the RANBP1 gene encoding ran-specific GTPase-activating protein isoform X2, with translation MMNYDTGCATYYCRRQYIKETHEEHDTSTENADDSNHDPQFEPIVSLPEQEIKTLEEDEEELFKMRAKLFRFASENDLPEWKERGTGDVKLLKHKEKGTIRLLMRRDKTLKICANHYITPLMELKPNAGSDRAWVWNTHADFADESPKPELLAIRFLNAENAQKFKAKFEECRNEVDKRAKKAGTDKNDSADKVAEKLEELSVKEESKESEKKETKEKTEEKQ